A stretch of DNA from Patescibacteria group bacterium:
TGCGATAAATTAAATTAGAAAGCGATATCCCAACAATGTCTAACCCCTCTACTATTGGCACGCCCGAAGAAATTAAAAGCGACAGGGTTCTAGAAAAATCCGCCATTTCGCTTTGTTTGGTTAAATTGCCAAAAATGGGCGCGCGAAGCGCAATTTTTGCAAAAAAATATTCTCCTTGGGTAGTTTTTTTAAAGCTTCTAATTCCAAACACGCTTGCTCCTAAAACCAAAAGCGCCGCCCACCATCTTTTAATAGCAAAATCGGATATTCCAATCATAATTTTGGTCGGCAAGGGAAGCTCAACATTTAGCGAGGCGTACATTTGTGTTAGCTTAGGAATAACAAACACAATAATTATCGTAAAAACCAAAACCATAGCAAGAGAGATAATGGCAGGATATACCATAGCTCCTTTAATTCTTCCCTTTACTTCCCTTTCTTTTTCCAAATTGGCACCCAACCGCAACATTATTTTATCTAAAGAGCCACTAGCTTCTCCTGCCCGCAAAAGCGCTACATAAGTTCTTCCAAAAGCTAGAGGATGTTTTGCCATAGCATTAGAAAGACTGCTCCCACCTTGCACATCTCGCAAAATTGTCTCGAGAATTGTTTTAAATGTTTTATTTCGGGCTTGAGACGACAATATTTCGAGTGACTGCGTAAGTGCCAAACCAGAAGAAAGCATTACCGAAAGCTGGGAAGTAAAATTTACCTGATCGCTAAGAGAAACCCGGTTAAAAACAGTGGTTAATCCCTCCAAAAACAAAAGGTTTGACTTGTTTTGCTTCTCTAAAGAAATAATCGAGTAGCCTTTTTTAACAAGCAATGAGGCAGCATAGGATTTAGAGGAGCCTTCCACTTCTCCCTCTACCCGGGTATCTTGAGGAGTTTTGGCTTTGTATTTAAATATCGGCATATTTTTTAGAAACAAGTCTTGCTAAATCAGCCGGCTTCATGCTGTGCTTTTTGGCTTCTTCGACTGTTATTTTTCCCGCAAACACCAAATCGGCAAGCGACATTTCCAGTGTCTTCATTCCAATATCCTGGCTGGTAACAATAATATTATCAATCTGGTGGGTTTTTCCTTCGCGAATTAAATTTTGCAAGGCTGGCGTAGTCAGCAGTATTTCACAGGCGGGAAAGCGCCCCTTATGAATTCCTGGAACCAATCTTTGCGAAATTACCCCCTCTAAGATTAGAGATAGTTGCACCCTAACTTGATTTTGCTGACTTTCGGGAAAAACATCAATAATTCTATCCACCGTTTGCGAAGCGCTGTTAGTATGCAAAGTTGCCAAAACTAAATGACCAGTTTCGGCAATGGTAATGGCGCTGGAAATTGTCTCTAAATCGCGCATTTCTCCAATTAAAACTACATTGGGGTCTTGGCGCAAAGCAGAACGCAGTGCCACTTCCCAAGAGAAGGTGTCGGTGTGAAGCTCTCTTTGGTGGATAGTAGATTTGTTATCTGTAAAAATATATTCTATCGGATCTTCTATAGTAATAATATGAGAAGAGCGACTGTTATTAATATAATTTATCATCGCCGCCAGCGTAGTCGACTTCCCTTGACCCGATGGTCCTGTAATTAAAACTAAACCTTGAGGTAGATTACAAAGCTCCTTTATAATATTGGCGGGCAAATTTAAACTTGCTAAATCAGGAACTTCAAAAGGAATTTTTCTAAACGAGGCCGCCGGCGTGCTTTTTTGCCAATACGCATTAACCCTAAATCGAGCTTTTTCGGATAAGGTATACGAAAAGTCCAAATCACGATTAATATTAAAAAGGTCTTTTTGGGCTGGAGTTGCGCAGGAAAAAATAATGTTGGAAACTTGCATTTCGGTTAATTTTCCCATCGCGTCAAGTATTTTTAATTCGCCTTCAATTCTTACGCTTGGGGGAACGCCAACCGCAAGATGCAAATCAGAGGCGCCCATATTAACCATGTCAGTCAGAAGCGATGAAACCGTAAGACTTTGATTCATACTATAACAAGATAATGCGTATCTCCAATAAATTCCTTTTTCCGAAGGAAAAGGGCGTTACAAAGTCACATGCGTTCTCGCATGGGACTTTATTCGCGGGCAACCATGAGAACCTCCTCTATGGTTGTTGTCCCTTCTAACACTTTTAAAAATCCGTCTTGAATTAAGGTTAGCATTCCTTCATCTCGCGCCACTTTTTCGATATCCTCTGCCGATTTGCGCTCCAGAATCATTTTGGTAATCTTGTCCGTTTCGGGCATAACTTCAAAAATCCCCGTCCTTCCAATATACCCAATATTCATACATTTGTCACAGCCTTTTGGTTTAAAAAGTTCGACTGTTTTTTTATTTTTGGAAACTTTTTCCGAAAAGAAGCTATTCCCCGACTTGTCGGGGAGAGATTCATCCTTGCTAAAATATTTAAGCTGTGACTCCAAATCCGACCCTAAAGTTTCTTTAATTGTTTTTTCCATTTCGGGCGGAGCCTTGTAGGCTTCCTTGCAATGCGGACAAAGCCTTCTAACCAACCGTTGAGCCAAAACCACTCGCAAGGTTGATGCCAATAAAAAGTTTTCCACCCCCATGTCTAAAAGACGAGGGATGGCACCCGCCGCCGAATTTGTGTGCAAAGTTGACAAAACCAACCTTCCAACCAAAGAGGCGTGAATAGCAAGTTCCGCCGTTTCGCCATCTCTAATTTCTCCAACCATAATTACATTGGGATCTTGACGCAAAAATGCCCGCAACGCCGAGGCAAAGGTGAATCCCGCCGCGGGATTAATCTGAACTTGATTAACTCCTTGAATTCTAATTTCCACCGGGTCTTCCACAGTGACAATATTGACCCTCACGGTATTTATCTTAGAAAGCGCAGTAGCAAGGGTAACCGTTTTTCCCGAACCAGTAGGTCCCGTAACCAAAATGATGCCGTGGGGTTTTAAAAGCGCCTCCTCAAATTTTTTTAAAGCCATGCCTCTAAGACCTAAGTCTTTTAACATTAACGATTTAGATTCATCCTTTAATAGCCTAATCACAACTTTTTCTCCCGTAACGGTAGGAAGGGTAGAAACCCGCAAGTCGGTTTCGGCTTCACCAACTTTTATTCTAAAGCGACCATCTTGAGGCTTTCTTTTTTCGTCAATTTTAAGCCCCGAGAGGATTTTAATCCTAGCAACTAAGCTTCCGTGAACAGTTTTAGGCAAGGGGGTTAGTTTTTCTTGTAAAATTCCATCAATACGATACCTGATTCTTGTTTTATCCTCCGTTGGTTCTATATGCACATCAGAGGCGCGGGATTTAACAGCAAGTTCCAAAATTGCGCTCACAATTCTAGCAACTGGGGCATCGCGGATTACTTCTTGAACTTTATTAATATCTTTGATCTGCTCTTCAATTTTAGTGGGACCAACCTCTTCCAAAGCTCGAGAAACATCTTCTCCAATACTTCGGCTGTATTGAGTTGCAATTACCTTAACAATTTCGCTTTTTAGAGCAATCTGTGGCTTGACCGTGAGACCGGTCTTTTTTTCGAGATACTCAATAATTTCCAAATCCAGCGGATCGCTCATGGCCACCTCTAAAAACCCGCCCTCGGATAAAAGGGGAATTACGGTATACTTTTTAGCAACCGATTCTGGAACCAGCTCTAAAATTTGCGGGCTTAAATTTAAGTCAGATAAATTGGCAACGGGAATTGAATAAAGAATACTTTTGGCAAAAATTATGTCCGATGGGGTGGCGTATTTTCGCGAGATAATAATGTCTTCTATTTCACGACCGGTGTTTACTCGTTCCAAACGAATTGCCGAAAGTTGGTCGGCATTTATTTTTTTATTTTCAAAGAGGATGTCTTCTACCCCCTTGCGTTTTAGATTGGTCATTTTGGGCAGTGTTAATTAGTTAATTTCGTTAGAAACAAACTCGTTTATATTTTAACACACAGTAGTATAGTACAATAGAAGATAGATGTTTATATTAAAAAATTCTAAATTAGAAATCCTAAACTCTAAACAATATCAAAATACAAATGTTCCAAATTTTTTGAACATTTGAATTTATAAAATTGTGATTTGTTTAGGATTTAGAGTTTAGATATTAGAGTTTGTTGTTTCTATGGCATCCTATCTCATCACCCAATCCACTTTTGAAAAACGCCAGGGGCGTGCCCACGAGATCTTATCCCAATTTTCTATCACAAGAGATGAGAATATCTATCTTGTAAGCGATGACACCAAAAAGGGAATTGGAATAGAGTCGATTCGCCATCTAAAAAAGTTTTTGTCTAAAAAATCCCGCGCCGGCGAGAGTAGGGGAGTATTAATTTTGGACACTCAAAGGCTTACTGTACCGGCACAAAACGCTCTTTTAAAAACCTTGGAGGAGCCTCCGCAAAATACCCAGATAATTCTTGCCAGTCCTTCGGAAAAACTGCTTTTGGAAACAATTATTTCCCGTTGCATTCTAATCTCTCTTCAAAACAACCCCCGCCCAAAGGACGACCTACCGAAGGTGGACAACTTGTTCCTTCTCCCCCCCAATGGTGTTTTGGATTTTTTTGCCACTAACCCCAAAGTCTATGCCAGCCAAAATAACGCTTTGGAGTTTTTAGAAACGCAGGAAAGTTATTTGTTATCCGATATGGACAAAATTGACCCCAAGCGACTGACAACTTTGTATAAGTATAAACCTCTAATATTTAACACCAACGCTTCGTTGAGGTTGGTGTTGGAAAATATCTTTATTTAATGTAGAATCTTAAAGTTATGCCAAAAGAAACCAAGTATTCCCAATACAACGCCGAACAAATCCAAATTCTCGAAGGACTTGATCCCGTAAGAAAACGCCCCGGAATGTATATTGGCTCAACCGACCAAACAGGTCTGCATCATTTAGTGACAGAGATAGTTAATAACGCTGTTGATGAAGCCCTAGCTGGATTTTGCAACCAAATTGTAATTTACTTTAACGCCGACAATTCCATTTCGGTAACAGACAATGGGCGGGGAATTCCAACCGATATTAAAAAAGAATACAACAAATCGGCTCTAGAACTGATGATGACCAAGCTCCACTCGGGAGGTAAGTTTGGCGAAGGGGGGTACAAAATTGCCGGTGGTCTTCATGGTGTTGGACTTTCGGTAACAAACGCCTTGTCCGAATTTTTTACCGTGGTAGTAAAGCGGGGATCCAGTTTAATGATTCAGGAATACACCAACAGCGTCCCCACCGAAGATGTTAAACCAATTTCCGAAGCAGAATTTAAAAGTAAATTCCCCAACGAATCCGACTATTTATTAAGCGGGGAATCTGGGTCTGTTTTTTACTTCTTACCTAGCAAAAAATATCTCGATACCATAGAAGTCAACCCCAAAACTTTAACCGCTCAATTTAAGGAGTACGCTTACCTTTCTTCCAAATTGCGCTTTATTATCCATAACCGCAAAGCGGGAGAAGATCGCTCTTTCTATTTTGAAAACGGCATCAAAACTTTTGTCGAAGCGATTAACAAAAACAAACAGCATATTAACGAAACTCCTTTTTTTGTTCACGAATCAAAAGGGGACATTGACTGCGAAATAGCCATCCAATACAACAATTCCTACTCCGAAACAGTTTTGTGTTTTGCCAACAACATTAGAAATCCCGAAGGGGGATCGCATTTAACTGGATTTAGGGGAGGACTGACAAAATCGCTTAATGATTATGCCAAAAAGAATGGCTTTCTTAAAGATAATGAGGAACCGCTCTCTGGCGACGATGTAAGAGAGGGTCTAACCGCAGTAATTTCAGTCAAGCTCCCCAACACCAAATTGCAGTTTGAAGGACAAACTAAATCCAAATTGGGAAATGCTGAAGTGCGACCGGCTGTCGAAAGTATTCTTAAAGAAGCTTTTGACTTTTTTCTTAATGAAAATCCCAAAGACGCCGGAAGCATTATGGAAAAAAATCTCCTTGCCTCCAAAGCCCGCAAAGCCGCCAAAGCGGCGCGCGAAAGTGTTATTAGAAAGGGCGCGCTAGAAGGAAGTATCTTGCCTGGAAAACTGGCGGACTGCCGAGAAAAAGATCCCGCCAAAGCCGAAATCTTTATTGTAGAAGGGGACTCTGCTGGCGGTAGCGCTAAACAGGGACGCGACCGCGAAACTCAAGCTATTTTACCTCTCTGGGGTAAGGTCTTAAACACCGAGCGAGCAAGGCTGGATCAAATTATCAAATCCGATAAATTTAAAACATTTATTTCGGCGCTGGGGTGTGGCATCGGAGACCAACTTAATTTAAACAAACTGCGCTACCATAAAATTATCATTATGGCAGATGCCGATGTTGACGGATCCCATATTAAAACCCTGCACTTAACTTTTTTGTTTCGCCATCTTTTACCAGTGATAGAGCGAGGCTTTGTTTATTCGGCAATGCCTCCACTTTTTAAGGCTGTCTGGGGTAAAGAAAAAAAGTATCTCGTGGACGAGGAGGAAAAAGACAAATTTGTAGCGCAAATGGCTGGAAAAAATGTTACTATTCAAAGATTTAAAGGATTGGGAGAGATGAATCCCGCGGAGTTGTGGGAAACAACGATGAATCCCGCTACCCGAAGATTAAAACAGATTACCGTGGAAAACGCCCAAGAGGCCGATGCCGTGTTTACCATGCTTATGGGAGAAGAGGTCTTGCCACGCAAAAAATTTATTATGTCCAATGCCTCGCAAGCCGAGGTAGATTCTTAAGTTTATAGATTATGGAGGATATCCTATGATTCTACTCTACATTGTTCTAGCAACTGCCCTTTTAGCCATTGTTTACACCGTCTATCTGGCAAAACTGGTACTTGCCAAACCAACAGGAACACCGGAGATGAACGAGATTGCGGGGTTTATTAGAGAGGGCGCCAATACCTACTTAAAACGCCAGTTTAAGACCATAGCTCCTTTAATTGCTGTGATTTTTGTACTCTTGCTCATAACAGCGCCTGAAAAAGACCTAGCTTTTGCCCGAGCCTTTGCCTTTTTGATGGGGTCGGCATTTAGCGCCACGATTGGAGCTTTTGGCATGAATATTGCCACCCGCGCCAATGTAAGAGTGGCACAAGCTTCTAAGTCATCCTTTAGCGAATCTCTTTCGATTGCTTTTAAAGCCGGGGCAACAACCGGAATGCTTACAGTAGGACTGGGACTTTTAGGAGCGACGATTATTTATTTATTGTTTCGTGAGAAGGCAACGCAAGTTTTAGTTGGCTTTGGATTTGGCGGATCCCTTTTGGCTTTCTTTATGAGGGTGGGAGGGGGAATTTACACTAAAGCCGCCGATGTTGGTGCCGACCTAGTTGGAAAAGTTGAGAAGGGAATACCAGAAGATGACCCCCGAAACGCCGCCGTAATCGCGGATTTAGTCGGTGATAATGTTGGAGATTGCGCCGGAATGGCAGCCGATATTTTTGAAAGTTACGAAGTGACTTTAGTCGCGGCAATGATTTTGGGTAGCGCTACCTTTGGTCTCCCAGGAGTAATTTTTCCGCTTCTGGTTCGCGCTTTGGGAATTGTCACTTCGGCAATTGGAATTCTTTCCGTTCGGGGAGACAATAAAACCCAAGATGGAATGGGAGCAATTAGAAAAGGCTTTTTGGTTGCCGCCGTTCTTTCGATTGTGGGCTTCTACTTTTTAGCAACGGGATACGCTTCGGAAATTAAATTCTTTTACGCCACTACAAGCGGACTTATTTTGGCCGTTGTAGTCTATTACATCACCGAATACTTTACTTCGGCAAAACATAAACCTGTTTTAGAAATTGCCCAATCCACTCAAACCGGACCCGCCACGACCATTTTAACCGGCTTGGTTGTGGGCTACGAATCCAGCGTTTACTCGGTTTTGGCAATAGCCGTGGCAATTATTACCGCAGTTCTGGTTTTTCCAGGAGATACTCAAGCTATTGCCTACGGTATCGCCTTAACTGGCATGGGGATGCTTACAACTACAGGAATAATCGTCAGTATGGATTCTTTTGGACCGATTGCCGACAACGCTCAAGGAATTGCCGAAATGAGCAAAATGGAAAAGGGTCTGGATATTTTAGACAAGCTGGACTCTGTTGGCAACACCACAAAGGCTGCCACCAAGGGTTTTGCCATCGGAAGCGCTGTTGTTGCCGCAACAAGCCTTTTTGAATCCTTTGTTAGCGACACACATTTGATCGGCATAGAAATAACCAAACCGATTGTTTTTGTGGGGTTGTTACTTGGAGCAACAATTCCTTTTTTGGTTTCGTCAATGACTATTCAAGCGGTATCGCGAGCAGCCTACGCCATTGTTAACGAGGTTAGAAGACAGTTTAAAGAAATTAAAGGCATTATGGAAGGAAAAGCTAAACCAGAGTACGATAAGATAGTAACCATTTGCACGGCCTCGGCTATTAAAGAGTTGGTAAATCCCGGACTAATTGCCATTGCTGTTCCAGTTGCTGTGGTATATCTGCTTGGGGTAGAGGCATTGGGTGGACTTTTAGTTGGAATGATTGCCACAGGGCAATTATTAGCCATATTTATGAGCAACGCTGGGGGCGCTTGGGACAATGCCAAAAAAGCCATAGAGGCGGGTCTCTACGGTGGAAAAGGGTCAGATGCCCACAAGGCGGCTGTTGTGGGTGACACGGTTGGAGATCCCCTAAAAGATACCGCGGGACCGGCGCTTAATCCTTTAATTAAGGTTATTAATCTTGTAGCCTTACTTGTAGCGCCAACTGTTGCCTTGTCGCACAGTCCAATTATTGGAATCGTGGCGCTGGGAATTATTATAGGAGTTTTGTATTACCAAAGACAATCTCGTCTTTGACAATAGTTTTTGCTGATGGATATTGAGCGCATGGACATTTCGGAAGAAATGAAAAAGGCCTATTTAGACTACGCTATGTCGGTTATTGTCAACCGCGCCCTTCCCGATGTTAAAGACGGGCTAAAACCAGTCCAACGACGGATTGTCTACGCCATGTCCGAGGAAGGGCACTCGTTCTCATCCAAATTTGTTAAGTGCGCCGCTGTTGTGGGAGAAGTGCTAAAAAAATACCACCCCCACGGTGATATTTCGGTGTATGATGCTTTGGTTCGCATGGGTCAAGATTTTAGTTTGCGTTATTTGCTTATTGATCCACAGGGAAACTTTGGTTCGGTTGATGGCGACCCGCCCGCCGCTATGAGGTATACCGAATGTCGCCTAGGAAAAATTGCCCAGGAACTAACTGGTGATATTGACAAAGACACAGTGGATTTTATCCCGAACTATTCCGGGGAGTATCAAGAGCCTAAGGTATTACCGGCTGTAATTCCAAATGTTTTGTTGAACGGCGCGCTCGGGATTGCGGTTGGCATGGCAACCAGCATCCCCACCCACAATTTAGGAGAGTTAATCGATGGGCTGGTATTTATGCTCGACCACCCCGATCTCCCCCCTCCTACGCACGGTCTTCTCACCCAATATACCCCCTTTGAGTCCACTGCTACAGTTGAGAACCTGATAAAGATAATTCCCGGTCCTGACTTTCCAACCGGGTGTTTGATTTATGATACCGAGGGAATAATGCAGTATTTCGCCACCGGCAAGGGAAAAGTAGTCCAAAGAGCCAAGGTAGAAATAGAAGAGGGTAAAAACGGCAAATTTACCATTGCTATTTACGAAATTCCCTTTATGGTAAACAAGGCAAATTTGGTGGAACAAATTGCCAATTTGGTCAAAAGCAAAAAAGTGGACGGTATTTCGGATATTCGCGATGAGTCTGACAGAACAGGAATGCGTGTTGCCGTGGAAATAAAAAAAGACGCCCGACCACAGCAAATTTTAAATAACCTCTTTAAACACACCGAACTGCAAAAAGCCTTTAATGTCAATATGGTGGTTTTGGTTGATGGCGAGCCCAAGCTTTTGACACTCAAGATGGTTTTGGAGGAATTTATTAGACATAGACAACAAATAGTTTTCCGAAGAACCTTGTTTTTACTCGCCAAGGCGCGCGAAAGGGAGCACATTCTCCAGGGATTAAAAATTGCGCTAGATCATATAGAAGAAGTCATCAAAATTATTAGAGCAAGCGAAACGCCAGATATCGCAAAGAGTAAGTTGATGGAAAAATTTAAGTTCTCCGAGATTCAAGCCACAGCAATCTTGGATATGCAGTTGAGGAGGCTGGCTCATTTAGAAAGACAAAAAATCGAGGAAGAGCTGTCAGCTATTTTAAAAATGATTGATGGATACAACTTGCTTTTATCATCTACGCAAAAAGGGTTGGAGCTAATTAAAGAAGAGTTTCTTAAAATAAAGACCAAGTACGCCGATCCCCGAAGAACGAAAATAATCAGATCAGAAATTACAGACTTTAGTGACGAGGAGCTAATTAAAAATGAAAAAGTTATTGTAACAATTTCAGAGGGTGGTTACATTAAACGACTTTCGCAGGACTCTTACAAAAAGCAGGGGCGGGGGGGCAAAGGCGTTAAAGGGGCAGAGCTTAAAAAAGAAGATTTTGTCTATGACATTAGAAGCTGCTCCACCCACGATGTGATGTATTTTTTTACCGATAAAGGCAAAGTTTATCAACAGCGAGTCTGGGAAATTCCCGACGCCTCAAGACAAGCTAAGGGGACACCTATTGTGAATCTGCTTAACATTGCTCAAGATGAGCGCATTACCGAGTTTGTTAACATTCCCAAGGACGCCAGCTTTAAGTTTCTTACATTTGTTACCGAAAAAGGCAATGTCAAAAAGACCGCTTTAGAGGATTTTTCTAATATTAGAACTTCGGGAATAGTTGCCATTACGCTAGCGGCCGATGATACTTTAGGATGGGTCAAGCCTACAAACGAGGGAGATTCTTTGATTTTAATTACCGCCAAGGGTAAGTCAATTAAATTTAATCAAAAAGCGCAAATCAGACAAATGGGGCGTACCGCAGCAGGCGTAAGGGGAATTAAGCTGGGGGCGGGGGATAAGGTTGTGGGATGCGAAATAGCCAATAACAGCAAAGCGGAGCTTTTAGTTGTAACCGAAAAAGGCTATGGCAAAAGAACCCCGCTTTTCGAATACCCACTGCAAAAAAGAGGTGGCAAGGGTGTAAAAACAGCCAAAGTCAGCACAAGAAATGGGAATGTTACTTGCACCAAAGTCCTTGCCGAAATTGACGCGGGTATTGAGACCGATCTTTTAATTACCTCCAAAGAAGGACAAGTAATAAGACTCCCAATAAAAACGGTGGCAAAACAAAGCCGTAGTACCCAAGGGGTAATACTTATGCGATTAAGCAAAACAGATAGTGTCTCAGCAGTTACATTGTTAGAACAATCTAAAACAGGGATTATCCCGAATTAGGGATAATCCCTAATCGAGGACCAATCTCCGACTTTAGTCCTGGTAATACTTAAGCACATAGCAGATGTTCCCAGCTTTTTCCCAATATCCTCCGCTAAACTTCTAATATATGTACCTCGCGAAACAGTAGCTCGTATTGTTGCTATTTTTGCATCTCTATCACCCCTATCTCCCTTATACCCCTTAAAGTAATCCTGCCAAGCTGTAATAACTTGTTCTCCTCTAAACTGTTTAACATTTGTACCAAGCTTTTTTAACCGCTCAAAAATTTCTTTTTCCAATTCGGAGTAGGGGAGTGTCTTAAATTTTAGAAGCTCTATCTTATATATTGCAACCTCTTTGACAGGCAAATCGGCTGGAGCTAAATTTCTATGGGCAAGTTTGTAAAGCTCTTTGCCTTTGTACTTAACCGACGAAAAAGCCGGTACTGTTTGAGTATATTTACCTACAAATTTTGCTATAGTTGCCTCTAAACTTTTCTCTGTTATCTCAATCGTTGATGGAATTTCGGGCTTTACCAATCCCAAAATATCACCACTATCTGTAGCAATTCCAAAAACCACGGTAAATTCATACTCCTTAGGAAGATCGACCAATTCCTGACATTTTTTGGTATCGTCACCAGTT
This window harbors:
- a CDS encoding type II secretion system F family protein, producing the protein MPIFKYKAKTPQDTRVEGEVEGSSKSYAASLLVKKGYSIISLEKQNKSNLLFLEGLTTVFNRVSLSDQVNFTSQLSVMLSSGLALTQSLEILSSQARNKTFKTILETILRDVQGGSSLSNAMAKHPLAFGRTYVALLRAGEASGSLDKIMLRLGANLEKEREVKGRIKGAMVYPAIISLAMVLVFTIIIVFVIPKLTQMYASLNVELPLPTKIMIGISDFAIKRWWAALLVLGASVFGIRSFKKTTQGEYFFAKIALRAPIFGNLTKQSEMADFSRTLSLLISSGVPIVEGLDIVGISLSNLIYRNSMKRVSILVEKGLPLSQALSRDPIFPPLIFQMVSVGEETGKMDEVLGKVSSFYEMEVDRVIKNLSTALEPIIMIALGGMVGLLIISIITPIYKLTSSF
- a CDS encoding type IV pilus twitching motility protein PilT → MNQSLTVSSLLTDMVNMGASDLHLAVGVPPSVRIEGELKILDAMGKLTEMQVSNIIFSCATPAQKDLFNINRDLDFSYTLSEKARFRVNAYWQKSTPAASFRKIPFEVPDLASLNLPANIIKELCNLPQGLVLITGPSGQGKSTTLAAMINYINNSRSSHIITIEDPIEYIFTDNKSTIHQRELHTDTFSWEVALRSALRQDPNVVLIGEMRDLETISSAITIAETGHLVLATLHTNSASQTVDRIIDVFPESQQNQVRVQLSLILEGVISQRLVPGIHKGRFPACEILLTTPALQNLIREGKTHQIDNIIVTSQDIGMKTLEMSLADLVFAGKITVEEAKKHSMKPADLARLVSKKYADI
- the tadA gene encoding Flp pilus assembly complex ATPase component TadA, encoding MTNLKRKGVEDILFENKKINADQLSAIRLERVNTGREIEDIIISRKYATPSDIIFAKSILYSIPVANLSDLNLSPQILELVPESVAKKYTVIPLLSEGGFLEVAMSDPLDLEIIEYLEKKTGLTVKPQIALKSEIVKVIATQYSRSIGEDVSRALEEVGPTKIEEQIKDINKVQEVIRDAPVARIVSAILELAVKSRASDVHIEPTEDKTRIRYRIDGILQEKLTPLPKTVHGSLVARIKILSGLKIDEKRKPQDGRFRIKVGEAETDLRVSTLPTVTGEKVVIRLLKDESKSLMLKDLGLRGMALKKFEEALLKPHGIILVTGPTGSGKTVTLATALSKINTVRVNIVTVEDPVEIRIQGVNQVQINPAAGFTFASALRAFLRQDPNVIMVGEIRDGETAELAIHASLVGRLVLSTLHTNSAAGAIPRLLDMGVENFLLASTLRVVLAQRLVRRLCPHCKEAYKAPPEMEKTIKETLGSDLESQLKYFSKDESLPDKSGNSFFSEKVSKNKKTVELFKPKGCDKCMNIGYIGRTGIFEVMPETDKITKMILERKSAEDIEKVARDEGMLTLIQDGFLKVLEGTTTIEEVLMVARE
- a CDS encoding DNA gyrase subunit B, whose product is MPKETKYSQYNAEQIQILEGLDPVRKRPGMYIGSTDQTGLHHLVTEIVNNAVDEALAGFCNQIVIYFNADNSISVTDNGRGIPTDIKKEYNKSALELMMTKLHSGGKFGEGGYKIAGGLHGVGLSVTNALSEFFTVVVKRGSSLMIQEYTNSVPTEDVKPISEAEFKSKFPNESDYLLSGESGSVFYFLPSKKYLDTIEVNPKTLTAQFKEYAYLSSKLRFIIHNRKAGEDRSFYFENGIKTFVEAINKNKQHINETPFFVHESKGDIDCEIAIQYNNSYSETVLCFANNIRNPEGGSHLTGFRGGLTKSLNDYAKKNGFLKDNEEPLSGDDVREGLTAVISVKLPNTKLQFEGQTKSKLGNAEVRPAVESILKEAFDFFLNENPKDAGSIMEKNLLASKARKAAKAARESVIRKGALEGSILPGKLADCREKDPAKAEIFIVEGDSAGGSAKQGRDRETQAILPLWGKVLNTERARLDQIIKSDKFKTFISALGCGIGDQLNLNKLRYHKIIIMADADVDGSHIKTLHLTFLFRHLLPVIERGFVYSAMPPLFKAVWGKEKKYLVDEEEKDKFVAQMAGKNVTIQRFKGLGEMNPAELWETTMNPATRRLKQITVENAQEADAVFTMLMGEEVLPRKKFIMSNASQAEVDS
- a CDS encoding sodium-translocating pyrophosphatase, producing the protein MILLYIVLATALLAIVYTVYLAKLVLAKPTGTPEMNEIAGFIREGANTYLKRQFKTIAPLIAVIFVLLLITAPEKDLAFARAFAFLMGSAFSATIGAFGMNIATRANVRVAQASKSSFSESLSIAFKAGATTGMLTVGLGLLGATIIYLLFREKATQVLVGFGFGGSLLAFFMRVGGGIYTKAADVGADLVGKVEKGIPEDDPRNAAVIADLVGDNVGDCAGMAADIFESYEVTLVAAMILGSATFGLPGVIFPLLVRALGIVTSAIGILSVRGDNKTQDGMGAIRKGFLVAAVLSIVGFYFLATGYASEIKFFYATTSGLILAVVVYYITEYFTSAKHKPVLEIAQSTQTGPATTILTGLVVGYESSVYSVLAIAVAIITAVLVFPGDTQAIAYGIALTGMGMLTTTGIIVSMDSFGPIADNAQGIAEMSKMEKGLDILDKLDSVGNTTKAATKGFAIGSAVVAATSLFESFVSDTHLIGIEITKPIVFVGLLLGATIPFLVSSMTIQAVSRAAYAIVNEVRRQFKEIKGIMEGKAKPEYDKIVTICTASAIKELVNPGLIAIAVPVAVVYLLGVEALGGLLVGMIATGQLLAIFMSNAGGAWDNAKKAIEAGLYGGKGSDAHKAAVVGDTVGDPLKDTAGPALNPLIKVINLVALLVAPTVALSHSPIIGIVALGIIIGVLYYQRQSRL
- the gyrA gene encoding DNA gyrase subunit A → MDIERMDISEEMKKAYLDYAMSVIVNRALPDVKDGLKPVQRRIVYAMSEEGHSFSSKFVKCAAVVGEVLKKYHPHGDISVYDALVRMGQDFSLRYLLIDPQGNFGSVDGDPPAAMRYTECRLGKIAQELTGDIDKDTVDFIPNYSGEYQEPKVLPAVIPNVLLNGALGIAVGMATSIPTHNLGELIDGLVFMLDHPDLPPPTHGLLTQYTPFESTATVENLIKIIPGPDFPTGCLIYDTEGIMQYFATGKGKVVQRAKVEIEEGKNGKFTIAIYEIPFMVNKANLVEQIANLVKSKKVDGISDIRDESDRTGMRVAVEIKKDARPQQILNNLFKHTELQKAFNVNMVVLVDGEPKLLTLKMVLEEFIRHRQQIVFRRTLFLLAKAREREHILQGLKIALDHIEEVIKIIRASETPDIAKSKLMEKFKFSEIQATAILDMQLRRLAHLERQKIEEELSAILKMIDGYNLLLSSTQKGLELIKEEFLKIKTKYADPRRTKIIRSEITDFSDEELIKNEKVIVTISEGGYIKRLSQDSYKKQGRGGKGVKGAELKKEDFVYDIRSCSTHDVMYFFTDKGKVYQQRVWEIPDASRQAKGTPIVNLLNIAQDERITEFVNIPKDASFKFLTFVTEKGNVKKTALEDFSNIRTSGIVAITLAADDTLGWVKPTNEGDSLILITAKGKSIKFNQKAQIRQMGRTAAGVRGIKLGAGDKVVGCEIANNSKAELLVVTEKGYGKRTPLFEYPLQKRGGKGVKTAKVSTRNGNVTCTKVLAEIDAGIETDLLITSKEGQVIRLPIKTVAKQSRSTQGVILMRLSKTDSVSAVTLLEQSKTGIIPN